From one Paractinoplanes brasiliensis genomic stretch:
- the recQ gene encoding DNA helicase RecQ: MTSADQVSAYGSGAVDVLNRVFGYPSFRGQQHEIIEHVAAGGDALVLMPTGGGKSLCYQIPALVRPGTGVVISPLIALMQDQVDALRTVGVRAGFLNSAQDYDERRTVEAEFVNGDLDLLYVAPEGLGVAATQRLLDRGKISLFAIDEAHCVSQWGHDFRPDYLGLSMLHERWPEVPRIALTATATTATRDEIATRLQLIGARHFTASFDRPNIQYRIVPKNEPRKQLLDLLRTEHPGDSGIVYCLSRASVERTAEFLVQNGISALPYHAGLDNRVRAANQSRFLREDGLVMVATIAFGMGIDKPDVRFVAHLDLPKSVEGYYQETGRAGRDGLPSTAWLAYGLQDVVQQRKMIDSSDGDLAYRRNAAQHLDAMLALCETVTCRRAQLLNYFGQTAMSENCGNCDTCLAPPESWDGTVAAQKLLSTVLRLQRERGQKFGAGQSIDILLGKETDKVKRFRHHELSVFGIGAELRESEWRGVVRKLLAAGLLAVEGEYSTLVLTDASAGVLRGETKVMMRREAPAKVRAPKQRAAAVDLSPADASTFEKLRAWRASVAKEQGMPAYVIFHDATLRAIAALNPSTLEQLGTVSGVGQNKLAKFGQSVLDTLHGSAGTPAGGAASSGAPGAAPSRVPDSGGAPSRVPDSGAAARSAGSAASPARTRPTGPSRFGDADSEPPFIFDEEPPDYEYDSEPPPDYH, encoded by the coding sequence GTGACTTCGGCAGACCAGGTTTCCGCGTACGGCTCGGGCGCGGTCGACGTCCTCAACCGGGTGTTCGGCTACCCGTCGTTCCGCGGGCAGCAACACGAGATCATCGAGCACGTGGCCGCCGGCGGCGACGCGCTGGTGCTGATGCCGACCGGTGGCGGCAAGTCGCTGTGCTATCAGATCCCGGCCCTCGTGCGCCCGGGCACCGGCGTCGTCATCTCCCCCCTGATCGCGCTGATGCAGGACCAGGTCGACGCGCTGCGCACGGTCGGCGTCAGGGCCGGCTTCCTCAACTCCGCGCAGGACTACGACGAGCGGCGCACGGTCGAGGCGGAATTCGTCAACGGCGACCTCGACCTGCTCTACGTCGCGCCCGAGGGGCTCGGTGTGGCGGCCACCCAGCGGCTGCTCGACCGGGGCAAGATCTCGCTGTTCGCGATCGACGAGGCGCACTGCGTGTCGCAGTGGGGGCACGACTTCCGGCCCGACTATCTGGGCCTGTCGATGCTGCACGAGCGCTGGCCCGAGGTGCCGCGCATCGCGCTGACGGCCACCGCCACGACGGCCACCCGCGACGAGATCGCGACCCGCCTGCAGCTCATCGGCGCGCGGCACTTCACGGCCAGCTTCGACCGGCCCAACATCCAATACCGGATCGTGCCGAAGAACGAGCCCCGCAAGCAGCTGCTCGACCTGCTGCGCACCGAACATCCCGGCGATTCCGGCATCGTGTACTGCCTGTCGCGCGCCTCGGTGGAGCGCACAGCCGAGTTCCTGGTGCAGAACGGGATCTCCGCGCTGCCCTATCACGCCGGGCTCGACAACCGGGTGCGCGCGGCCAACCAGTCCCGCTTCCTGCGCGAGGACGGGCTGGTCATGGTGGCGACGATCGCCTTCGGCATGGGCATCGACAAGCCCGACGTCCGATTCGTGGCCCACCTCGACCTGCCCAAGTCCGTCGAGGGCTACTACCAGGAAACCGGCCGGGCCGGGCGCGACGGGCTGCCGTCGACGGCCTGGCTGGCGTACGGGCTGCAGGACGTGGTGCAGCAGCGCAAGATGATCGACAGCTCGGACGGGGATCTGGCCTACCGGCGCAACGCCGCGCAGCATCTCGACGCGATGCTGGCGCTGTGCGAAACGGTGACGTGCCGCCGGGCGCAGCTGCTGAACTACTTCGGACAGACCGCCATGTCGGAGAATTGCGGCAATTGCGACACCTGCCTGGCGCCACCGGAATCGTGGGACGGCACGGTCGCGGCGCAGAAACTGTTGTCGACGGTGCTGCGGCTGCAGCGGGAGCGGGGGCAGAAATTCGGGGCCGGGCAGTCCATCGACATCCTGCTCGGCAAGGAGACCGACAAGGTCAAGCGGTTCCGCCACCACGAGCTGTCGGTGTTCGGCATCGGCGCCGAGCTGCGCGAGAGCGAGTGGCGCGGGGTGGTGCGCAAACTGCTGGCGGCGGGGCTGCTGGCGGTCGAGGGCGAGTACAGCACGCTGGTGCTGACCGATGCCAGCGCCGGGGTGCTGCGGGGCGAGACCAAGGTGATGATGCGGCGCGAAGCGCCGGCCAAGGTCCGCGCCCCCAAGCAACGGGCGGCCGCCGTCGACCTCTCCCCCGCCGACGCGTCGACCTTCGAGAAGCTGCGCGCCTGGCGGGCCTCGGTCGCGAAGGAACAGGGCATGCCCGCCTACGTGATCTTCCACGACGCGACGCTGCGAGCGATCGCGGCACTCAACCCTTCGACGCTCGAACAGCTCGGCACGGTCAGCGGCGTCGGTCAGAACAAGCTGGCCAAGTTCGGCCAGTCCGTCCTCGACACGCTGCACGGCTCGGCCGGCACTCCGGCCGGCGGCGCGGCGTCTTCGGGGGCCCCGGGCGCGGCGCCGTCACGGGTTCCGGACTCGGGAGGCGCGCCGTCACGGGTTCCGGACTCGGGGGCCGCGGCTCGGTCCGCGGGTTCTGCGGCGTCGCCGGCTCGCACCCGGCCCACCGGCCCGTCCCGGTTCGGCGACGCCGATTCGGAGCCGCCCTTCATCTTCGACGAGGAGCCGCCGGACTACGAATACGACAGCGAGCCACCGCCCGACTATCACTGA
- a CDS encoding SpoIIE family protein phosphatase, with the protein MAHDPTLLLTAVDQVPFILTVFEGPELRVLTLNAATRAVIPGREFRRRPIREVLSDLMGQQIVDACHEVYRTGEPVDGREWRVHLTAPDGSVNELYVNFSITPWTVDGERRGVIGVGFDVTEMVRQRQDAAAQTAELRQRYEESRSVVTALQRELLPPGLPVLPGARVAASYLLAEADTAAGGDWFDAVAQRDGRIALIVGDVVGHGVRASGVMGQLRAVLQDRLEDGAGIVEALAAADRFASRVPAAHATTVVLVALDPVSGEITYCTAGHPAPLVITLDGSTRYLAPTGGAPLGTGGAFPVRSDRLDADELLLLYSDGILERPGRTHATSSSELAQVAADSAAGRALHDPAASPAERVCNQTVELLVRATGHTDDITLLAVQRVPVVPDMRLSLSASPIELRTTRRALGEWLTAVGATVEDTFALQHAMGELLANAIEHAGSSPSSTVTVQASLTPAGAVTASVRDEGKWQEPRASVTRGRGLALAAQLVDHLKVDRDAGGTAAAVEKLLSRPARLLDVAMATSPRPHRGEPRAEPEFRIVELPGGDETRVRVEGPLDATTAVPARQELLRRSRGGTVPLTVDLSAVTHLSSAGVSALHYVRGRHEAQKAALVLDAEAGSPAQLILALVSLSPRGA; encoded by the coding sequence ATGGCCCACGACCCCACGCTGCTGCTCACCGCGGTCGACCAGGTGCCCTTCATCCTGACCGTCTTCGAGGGGCCCGAGCTGCGGGTGCTCACGCTCAACGCGGCCACCCGAGCGGTGATCCCGGGCCGCGAGTTCCGCAGGCGGCCCATCCGCGAGGTGCTCAGCGACCTGATGGGGCAGCAGATCGTGGACGCCTGCCACGAGGTCTACCGCACCGGCGAGCCGGTCGACGGGCGCGAGTGGCGGGTTCACCTCACGGCGCCCGACGGCTCGGTGAACGAGTTGTACGTGAATTTCAGCATCACGCCGTGGACGGTCGACGGCGAACGGCGAGGCGTTATCGGCGTCGGCTTCGACGTCACCGAGATGGTGCGGCAACGGCAGGACGCCGCCGCACAGACAGCCGAGCTGCGGCAGCGCTACGAGGAAAGCCGCAGCGTCGTGACGGCCCTGCAGCGCGAGCTGTTGCCGCCCGGTCTGCCGGTGCTGCCCGGGGCGCGGGTCGCCGCCAGCTATCTGCTGGCCGAGGCCGACACGGCCGCCGGTGGGGACTGGTTCGACGCCGTCGCCCAGCGCGACGGGCGCATCGCCCTCATCGTCGGTGACGTGGTCGGCCACGGGGTGCGCGCGTCAGGCGTGATGGGCCAGCTCCGCGCGGTGCTGCAGGACAGGCTGGAGGACGGCGCGGGCATCGTCGAGGCGCTGGCCGCGGCCGACCGGTTCGCGTCGCGGGTGCCGGCCGCCCACGCGACCACGGTGGTGCTGGTGGCACTCGACCCGGTCAGCGGCGAGATCACGTACTGCACGGCCGGCCACCCCGCGCCGCTGGTGATCACCCTGGACGGCTCGACGCGTTACCTGGCTCCGACCGGCGGGGCGCCGCTGGGCACCGGCGGAGCCTTCCCCGTACGCTCCGACCGGCTCGACGCGGATGAACTGCTGTTGCTCTACAGCGACGGCATCCTCGAACGCCCCGGCCGCACCCACGCCACCAGCTCGTCGGAGCTGGCTCAGGTGGCGGCCGACAGCGCCGCCGGCCGGGCCCTGCACGATCCGGCTGCCTCACCGGCCGAGCGGGTCTGCAACCAGACGGTCGAACTGCTGGTCCGCGCGACCGGCCACACCGACGACATCACGCTGCTGGCCGTGCAGCGCGTGCCGGTCGTACCCGACATGCGCCTGAGCCTGTCCGCCTCCCCCATCGAGCTGCGCACGACCCGGCGGGCGCTGGGCGAGTGGCTGACCGCGGTCGGCGCCACCGTCGAGGACACCTTCGCCCTGCAGCACGCGATGGGTGAACTGCTGGCCAACGCGATCGAGCACGCCGGCTCGTCCCCGTCGTCGACCGTGACGGTCCAGGCCTCGCTGACCCCCGCCGGGGCGGTGACGGCCTCGGTGCGCGACGAGGGCAAGTGGCAGGAACCGCGGGCCAGCGTCACCCGTGGCCGCGGGCTGGCCCTGGCCGCGCAGCTGGTCGACCATCTCAAGGTCGACCGCGACGCCGGGGGAACGGCCGCCGCGGTCGAGAAGCTGCTGAGCCGTCCCGCGCGGCTGCTGGACGTCGCCATGGCGACGTCCCCGCGTCCGCACCGCGGCGAGCCCCGAGCCGAACCGGAGTTCCGCATCGTCGAGCTGCCCGGCGGCGACGAGACCAGGGTCCGCGTCGAGGGGCCTCTCGACGCGACCACAGCGGTGCCCGCCCGCCAGGAACTGCTGCGCCGCAGCCGGGGTGGCACAGTCCCCCTGACGGTGGACCTCTCGGCGGTGACCCACCTGTCCAGCGCGGGCGTGTCGGCGCTGCACTACGTCAGGGGGCGGCACGAGGCCCAGAAAGCCGCCCTGGTCCTGGACGCGGAAGCCGGTTCACCAGCGCAATTGATCCTCGCGCTGGTGTCGCTGTCGCCCCGCGGCGCATAG
- a CDS encoding GTP cyclohydrolase II has translation MLEATVRQKVTVPLRFGDGYATTAQVMTFDGLVDGKEHLALGLGDWQRALKKSAAGGRAPLVRPHSECLTGDVFGSQRCDCGPQLREAVERIAEQGGFLLYLRQEGRGIGLYAKLDAYALQDSGLDTYEANVALGRGEDERDYSAAAQMLLALGADRIRLLSNNPDKAIQLEKSGIEVAQRVPTGVHMSAANVRYLATKASHTAHTIELPLAE, from the coding sequence ATGTTAGAAGCCACGGTGCGGCAGAAAGTAACCGTCCCGCTACGTTTCGGCGACGGCTACGCGACCACCGCACAGGTGATGACCTTCGACGGGCTCGTCGACGGCAAGGAGCATCTGGCCCTCGGCCTGGGCGACTGGCAGCGCGCGCTGAAGAAGTCAGCGGCGGGCGGGCGGGCGCCGCTGGTGCGGCCGCACAGCGAGTGCCTGACCGGCGACGTGTTCGGCAGCCAGCGCTGCGACTGCGGGCCCCAGCTGCGCGAGGCCGTCGAGCGGATCGCCGAGCAGGGTGGCTTCCTGCTCTACCTGCGCCAGGAGGGCCGCGGCATCGGGCTCTACGCCAAGCTCGACGCGTACGCGCTGCAGGACTCCGGGCTCGACACGTACGAGGCGAACGTCGCGCTCGGCCGCGGCGAGGACGAGCGGGACTACTCGGCCGCCGCCCAGATGCTGCTCGCCCTGGGCGCCGACCGGATCCGGCTGCTCAGCAACAACCCCGACAAGGCGATCCAGCTGGAGAAGAGCGGCATCGAAGTGGCCCAGCGGGTGCCGACGGGGGTGCACATGTCGGCGGCGAATGTGCGCTACCTCGCCACCAAGGCCTCGCACACGGCTCACACGATCGAGTTACCCCTCGCCGAGTGA